From the genome of Aquila chrysaetos chrysaetos chromosome 12, bAquChr1.4, whole genome shotgun sequence, one region includes:
- the PTBP1 gene encoding polypyrimidine tract-binding protein 1 isoform X1 yields the protein MDGIVQDITVGTKRGSDELFSTCVTNGPFIMSSNSSSAANGNDSKKFKGDSRSAGVPSRVIHVRKLPSDVTEAEVISLGLPFGKVTNLLMLKGKNQAFIEMNTEEAANTMVNYYTTVTPVLRSQPIYIQFSNHKELKTDNSPNQARAQAALQAVNSVQSGNLALSASAAAVDAGMAMAGQSPVLRIIVENLFYPVTLDVLHQIFSKFGTVLKIITFTKNNQFQALLQYADPVSAQHAKLSLDGQNIYNACCTLRIDFSKLTSLNVKYNNDKSRDYTRPDLPSGDNQPSLDQTMAAAFGAPGIISASPYAGAGFPPTFAIPQAAGLSVPNVHGALAPLAIPSAAAAAAAAGRITIPGLTGAGNSVLLVSNLNPERVTPQCLFILFGVYGDVQRVKILFNKKENALVQMADGNQAQLAMSHLNGQKLHGKPIRITLSKHQTVQLPREGQEDQGLTKDYGNSPLHRFKKPGSKNFQNIFPPSATLHLSNIPPSITEEDLKMLFSSNGGMVKGFKFFQKDRKMALIQMGSVEEAIQSLIDLHNHDLGENHHLRVSFSKSTI from the exons cgGGGATCTGACGAGCTTTTCTCTACTTGTGTTACTAACGGACCCTTTATCATGAGCAGCAACTCTTCTTCTGCAG CTAATGGAAACGACAGCAAAAAATTCAAAGGCGATAGTAGAAGTGCTGGGGTCCCATCCCGAGTAATCCACGTCCGTAAACTCCCCAGTGACGTCACAGAGGCAGAAGTCATTTCTTTGGGCTTACCTTTTGGCAAGGTCACCAATCTTCTaatgttgaaaggaaaaaatcag GCTTTCATAGAAATGAATACAGAGGAGGCAGCCAACACCATGGTAAACTACTACACCACAGTCACTCCAGTCCTTCGAAGCCAGCCCATCTATATTCAGTTCTCCAACCACAAGGAGCTTAAGACAGACAACTCTCCAAACCAAGCA CGTgcccaggcagctctgcaagCAGTGAATTCTGTTCAGTCTGGAAACCTAGCGCTGTcagcctcagctgcagcagtagATGCAGGAATGGCAATGGCTGGCCAGAGCCCTGTCCTGAGGATCATTGTTGAGAACCTCTTCTATCCTGTCACTCTAGATGTTCTGCATCAG attttttccaaatttggTACAGTCTTGAAAATAATTACGTTCACGAAGAACAACCAATTTCAGGCCCTGTTACAATATGCTGACCCTGTGAGTGCTCAGCATGCCAAACTG TCTTTAGATGGACAGAATATCTACAATGCCTGTTGTACGCTGCGCATAGATTTCTCAAAGCTCACAAGTCTCAATGTAAAATACAATAATGATAAGAGCAGAGATTATACACGACCAGACCTACCTTCTGGGGATAACCAGCCCTCTCTTGATCAGACCATGGCAGCTGCTTTTG GTGCCCCAGGAATAATCTCTGCTTCTCCATATGCAGGAGCTGGCTTTCCTCCTACCTTTGCAATTCCTCAGGCTGCAG GCCTGTCAGTTCCAAATGTTCATGGAGCACTAGCTCCTTTGGCTATCccatcagcagcagctgcagcggCTGCAGCAGGACGGATTACCATTCCCGGCCTCACTGGGGCAGGGAACTCTGTTCTGCTGGTTAGCAATCTGAACCCTGAG AGAGTTACACCCCAATGCCTCTTTATTCTTTTCG GAGTCTATGGTGATGTGCAGAGGgtgaagattttatttaataagaaagaaaatgccctAGTTCAGATGGCTGATGGAAACCAGGCCCAGCTTG CCATGAGCCATTTAAATGGTCAGAAGCTTCATGGGAAGCCAATCCGTATAACATTGTCCAAGCATCAGACAGTACAACTTCCCCGCGAGGGACAGGAAGACCAGGGTCTGACTAAGGACTATGGAAATTCTCCTCTACATCGTTTCAAGAAACCAGGCTCcaaaaatttccaaaacatctTTCCCCCTTCTGCCACTCTTCATCTGTCCAATATCCC ACCTTCAATAACTGAAGAAGACCTTAAGATGTTATTTTCAAGCAATGGTGGGATGGTCAAAGGATTCAAATTCTTCCA GAAGGACCGTAAAATGGCTCTGATCCAGATGGGCTCTGTGGAAGAAGCCATTCAATCGCTCATTGACCTCCATAATCATGACCTGGGTGAGAATCATCACCTGCGTGTGTCCTTCTCGAAATCCACCATTTAA
- the PTBP1 gene encoding polypyrimidine tract-binding protein 1 isoform X2, translating to MSSNSSSAANGNDSKKFKGDSRSAGVPSRVIHVRKLPSDVTEAEVISLGLPFGKVTNLLMLKGKNQAFIEMNTEEAANTMVNYYTTVTPVLRSQPIYIQFSNHKELKTDNSPNQARAQAALQAVNSVQSGNLALSASAAAVDAGMAMAGQSPVLRIIVENLFYPVTLDVLHQIFSKFGTVLKIITFTKNNQFQALLQYADPVSAQHAKLSLDGQNIYNACCTLRIDFSKLTSLNVKYNNDKSRDYTRPDLPSGDNQPSLDQTMAAAFGAPGIISASPYAGAGFPPTFAIPQAAGLSVPNVHGALAPLAIPSAAAAAAAAGRITIPGLTGAGNSVLLVSNLNPERVTPQCLFILFGVYGDVQRVKILFNKKENALVQMADGNQAQLAMSHLNGQKLHGKPIRITLSKHQTVQLPREGQEDQGLTKDYGNSPLHRFKKPGSKNFQNIFPPSATLHLSNIPPSITEEDLKMLFSSNGGMVKGFKFFQKDRKMALIQMGSVEEAIQSLIDLHNHDLGENHHLRVSFSKSTI from the exons ATGAGCAGCAACTCTTCTTCTGCAG CTAATGGAAACGACAGCAAAAAATTCAAAGGCGATAGTAGAAGTGCTGGGGTCCCATCCCGAGTAATCCACGTCCGTAAACTCCCCAGTGACGTCACAGAGGCAGAAGTCATTTCTTTGGGCTTACCTTTTGGCAAGGTCACCAATCTTCTaatgttgaaaggaaaaaatcag GCTTTCATAGAAATGAATACAGAGGAGGCAGCCAACACCATGGTAAACTACTACACCACAGTCACTCCAGTCCTTCGAAGCCAGCCCATCTATATTCAGTTCTCCAACCACAAGGAGCTTAAGACAGACAACTCTCCAAACCAAGCA CGTgcccaggcagctctgcaagCAGTGAATTCTGTTCAGTCTGGAAACCTAGCGCTGTcagcctcagctgcagcagtagATGCAGGAATGGCAATGGCTGGCCAGAGCCCTGTCCTGAGGATCATTGTTGAGAACCTCTTCTATCCTGTCACTCTAGATGTTCTGCATCAG attttttccaaatttggTACAGTCTTGAAAATAATTACGTTCACGAAGAACAACCAATTTCAGGCCCTGTTACAATATGCTGACCCTGTGAGTGCTCAGCATGCCAAACTG TCTTTAGATGGACAGAATATCTACAATGCCTGTTGTACGCTGCGCATAGATTTCTCAAAGCTCACAAGTCTCAATGTAAAATACAATAATGATAAGAGCAGAGATTATACACGACCAGACCTACCTTCTGGGGATAACCAGCCCTCTCTTGATCAGACCATGGCAGCTGCTTTTG GTGCCCCAGGAATAATCTCTGCTTCTCCATATGCAGGAGCTGGCTTTCCTCCTACCTTTGCAATTCCTCAGGCTGCAG GCCTGTCAGTTCCAAATGTTCATGGAGCACTAGCTCCTTTGGCTATCccatcagcagcagctgcagcggCTGCAGCAGGACGGATTACCATTCCCGGCCTCACTGGGGCAGGGAACTCTGTTCTGCTGGTTAGCAATCTGAACCCTGAG AGAGTTACACCCCAATGCCTCTTTATTCTTTTCG GAGTCTATGGTGATGTGCAGAGGgtgaagattttatttaataagaaagaaaatgccctAGTTCAGATGGCTGATGGAAACCAGGCCCAGCTTG CCATGAGCCATTTAAATGGTCAGAAGCTTCATGGGAAGCCAATCCGTATAACATTGTCCAAGCATCAGACAGTACAACTTCCCCGCGAGGGACAGGAAGACCAGGGTCTGACTAAGGACTATGGAAATTCTCCTCTACATCGTTTCAAGAAACCAGGCTCcaaaaatttccaaaacatctTTCCCCCTTCTGCCACTCTTCATCTGTCCAATATCCC ACCTTCAATAACTGAAGAAGACCTTAAGATGTTATTTTCAAGCAATGGTGGGATGGTCAAAGGATTCAAATTCTTCCA GAAGGACCGTAAAATGGCTCTGATCCAGATGGGCTCTGTGGAAGAAGCCATTCAATCGCTCATTGACCTCCATAATCATGACCTGGGTGAGAATCATCACCTGCGTGTGTCCTTCTCGAAATCCACCATTTAA
- the PLPPR3 gene encoding LOW QUALITY PROTEIN: phospholipid phosphatase-related protein type 3 (The sequence of the model RefSeq protein was modified relative to this genomic sequence to represent the inferred CDS: inserted 2 bases in 1 codon; deleted 1 base in 1 codon), whose amino-acid sequence MIPPKEKARAPKDSMTLLPCFYFVELPIVASSIVTLYFLELTDLFKPAKVGFQCYDRALSMPYVETNEELIPLLMLLSLAFAAPAASIMVGEGIVYCLQSRLKGRAGAEGSINAGGCNFNSFLRRTVRFVGVHVFGLCATALVTDVIQLATGYHAPFFLTVCKPNYTLLGTPCDANPYITQDICSGVDKHAILSARKTFPSQHATLSAFAAVYVSMYFNSIISDSTKLLKPILVFAFAIAAGICGLTQITQYRSHPADVYVGFLIGSGIAAYLAYHAVGNFRAPTERVAAPAPAKDALRALTQRGHDSVYHQNKSVSTDELNPQTRLEEAARPVPREKNSLGSLKRASVDVDLLAPRSPMGKENMVTFSNTLPRVNTPSMDDPARRHMTIHVPVDASRSKQLITEWKQKSLEGRSMTLAEEAAHGRGAGDTGEDVPPSLYPTVQARSAERAAMGPRVLIQPRPGASQLVHIPEESQAGAGVPAGSGAAVRAKWVMVAEKGGGAAVANPPRLMQVIAMSKQQSIVSVTPKHSETSSSSTSSDSSQYRSPSERDSSSIITIDAHAPHHPVVHLSAGNGPWEWKSGPKGPEGPDAYELGEMGKDFRGFRPAKSAGVSPGSSVSDMEQDEPRYGSLAAIPGAVGGSGERADAPPRGAXLGTASRESTLRRKPAERDGQVDSEVDHYYKKMQASRRFKD is encoded by the exons ATGATCCCCCCCAAGGAGAAGGCCAGGGCTCCCAAGGACAGCATGACGCTCCTGCCCTGCTTCTACTTCGTGGAG ctgcccatCGTGGCCTCCTCCATCGTGACGCTCTACTTCCTGGAGCTGACGGACCTCTTCAAGCCGGCCAAGGTGGGCTTCCAGTGCTACGACCGGGCACTCTCCATGCCCTACGTGGAGACCAACGAGGAGCTCATCCCGCTGCTCATGCTGCTCAGCCTGGCTTTCGCTGCGCCCGCCGCCTCG ATCATGGTCGGGGAGGGCATCGTGTACTGCCTGCAGTCCAGGCTGAAGGGACGCGCCGGTGCCGAGGGCAGCATTAACGCTGGTGGCTGCAACTTCAACTCCTTCCTGCGCCGGACTGTAAGGTTTGTGG GCGTCCACGTGTTTGGGCTCTGTGCCACGGCCCTGGTGACGGACGTTATCCAGCTGGCCACCGGCTACCACGCGCCCTTCTTCCTGACCGTCTGCAAGCCCAACTACACGCTGCTGGGCACCCCCTGCGATGCCAACCCCTACATCACCCAGGACATCTGCTCGGGCGTGGACAAGCACGCCATCCTCTCCGCCAG GAAGACTTTCCCATCCCAGCATGCGACGCTCTCGGCTTTTGCTGCTGTCTACGTGTCG ATGTATTTCAATTCCATCATCTCGGACAGCACCAAACTCCTCAAGCCCATCCTGGTCTTCGCCTTTGCCATTGCTGCCGGCATCTGCGGCCTGACCCAGATCACCCAGTACCGCAGCCACCCCGCCGACGTCTACGTGGGCTTCCTGATCGGCTCTGGCATTGCCGCCTACCTG GCTTACCACGCCGTCGGCAACTTCCGCGCCCCGACGGAGAGGGTcgcggcaccggcaccggccaAGGACGCGCTGCGGGCGCTGACGCAGCGGGGCCACGACTCCGTCTACCACCAGAACAAGTCAGTGAGCACCGATGAGCTGAACCCGCAGACGCGGCTGGAGGAGGCGGCGCGGCCGGTGCCGCGAGAGAAGaactccctgggcagcctgaaGAGGGCCAGCGTGGACGTGGACCTGCTGGCCCCCCGCAGCCCCATGGGCAAGGAGAACATGGTGACCTTCAGCAACACCCTGCCCCGCGTCAACACCCCCTCCATGGACGACCCCGCGCGGCGCCACATGACCATCCACGTCCCCGTGGACGCCTCCCGCTCCAAGCAGCTCATCACCGAGTGGAAGCAGAAGTCGCTGGAGGGCCGGAGCATGACGCTGGCGGAGGAGGCGGCGCACGGccggggtgctggggacacCGGCGAGGATGTCCCCCCCTCCCTCTACCCCACGGTGCAAGCACGCTCGGCCGAGCGGGCGGCCATGGGCCCCCGCGTCCTCATCCAGCCCCGGCCGGGCGCCTCGCAGCTGGTGCACATCCCCGAGGAGAGCCAGGCGGGTGCCGGCGTCCcggccggcagcggggcggcTGTACGGGCCAAGTGGGTGATGGTGGCGGAGAAGGGGGGGGGCGCAGCG GTGGCCAACCCCCCGCGCCTGATGCAGGTCATCGCCATGTCCAAGCAGCAGAGCATCGTCTCCGTCACCCCCAAGCACTCGGagacctcctcctcctccaccagctccGACTCCTCGCAGTACCGCTCGCCCTCTGAGCGGGACAGCTCCAGCATCATCACCATCGACGCCCACGCTCCCCACCATCCCGTCGTCCACCTCTCCGCTGGCAACGGGCCCTGGGAGTGGAAGTCGGGGCCGAAGGGGCCGGAGGGGCCGGACGCCTACGAGCTGGGCGAGATGGGGAAGGATTTCCGCGGCTTCCGCCCGGCCAAGAGCGCCGGCGTCTCTCCCGGCTCCTCCGTCAGCGACATGGAGCAGGATGAGCCACGCTACGGCAGCCTGGCCGCCATCccgggggcggtggggggcagcggggagcgggCGGACGCCCCCCCCCGAGGGGC GCTGGGCACGGCCAGCCGGGAGTCCACGCTGCGGAGGAAGCCGGCCGAGAGGGACGGGCAGGTGGACAGCGAGGTGGACCACTACTACAAGAAAATGCAAGCCAGCCGGAGGTTTAAGGACTGA